The following are encoded in a window of Verrucomicrobiia bacterium genomic DNA:
- a CDS encoding UTP--glucose-1-phosphate uridylyltransferase yields the protein MRAAGQSEAAVAAFLQAVKRVQAGDDGYWREEEILPVAELPRYEDLPAHKAPGEAWAKLAIIKLNGGLGSSMGMQGPKSLLPVKGGDCFLDFIARQVLHCRQGGPSPHFYLMNSFSTRAESLACLRRYPALQQGQDRLDFMQHQVPKLLASSLAPVEWPADPRLEWCPPGHGDLYAALPGSSLLRQLQRQGVEWLFVSNADNLGAIVDDRILAWLAQNRFSFVMEVTPRLPVDAKGGHLARRRDNGRFILREASQCAAEEVKYFEDTSRHRFFNTNNLWIRLPALAELLERHQGALPLPLIKNRKNVDPQNPASPAVLQLESAMGAAIELFDAAAALVVPRSRFAPVKTTEDLLAVRSDAYVVTPDFRLTLAPERGDHPPQIKLDPRYYRWIQDFDRAFAEDPPSLLYCERLEVIGPWLFSAGVVCEGRVVFANSTDVRQRVPPGRYRDTTIRR from the coding sequence ATGCGGGCTGCTGGCCAGTCTGAGGCAGCCGTGGCGGCCTTTTTACAAGCCGTAAAAAGGGTGCAGGCGGGGGATGACGGCTACTGGCGTGAAGAGGAGATTCTCCCGGTTGCCGAATTGCCTCGTTACGAGGATTTGCCTGCCCACAAAGCCCCGGGGGAAGCGTGGGCAAAACTGGCCATCATCAAGCTCAACGGTGGCCTGGGCAGCAGTATGGGCATGCAAGGTCCCAAATCGCTTCTGCCAGTTAAAGGGGGCGATTGTTTTTTGGATTTCATCGCCCGTCAGGTGTTGCACTGCCGCCAGGGTGGCCCCAGCCCGCACTTTTATCTGATGAACAGCTTTAGCACCCGCGCGGAAAGTCTGGCTTGTTTGCGACGTTATCCCGCTTTGCAACAGGGGCAGGACCGCCTTGATTTTATGCAACACCAGGTCCCCAAATTGCTGGCCTCTTCCCTGGCTCCGGTGGAATGGCCGGCAGACCCCCGCCTGGAGTGGTGTCCGCCCGGGCACGGGGATTTGTATGCTGCACTGCCTGGTTCTTCTTTGCTGCGTCAATTGCAGCGGCAGGGGGTGGAGTGGCTCTTCGTCTCCAATGCCGACAACCTGGGGGCGATCGTAGATGACCGGATACTTGCCTGGCTGGCGCAGAACCGTTTTTCTTTCGTCATGGAGGTTACCCCTCGTTTGCCTGTGGATGCCAAGGGGGGGCATTTGGCCCGGCGGCGGGATAATGGCCGTTTCATTTTGCGGGAGGCTTCACAATGCGCCGCGGAAGAGGTGAAATATTTTGAGGATACCTCCCGGCACCGTTTCTTCAACACCAACAACCTGTGGATACGCCTGCCGGCGTTGGCGGAGTTATTGGAGCGGCATCAAGGCGCGCTGCCGCTGCCCTTGATTAAAAATCGCAAAAATGTGGATCCGCAAAATCCCGCCTCGCCAGCCGTGTTGCAATTGGAATCCGCCATGGGGGCGGCCATAGAATTGTTTGATGCAGCGGCGGCGTTGGTGGTGCCGCGCAGCCGCTTCGCCCCGGTGAAGACCACCGAGGATTTATTGGCTGTTCGCTCCGATGCTTATGTGGTCACCCCCGATTTTCGACTGACTTTGGCCCCGGAACGCGGCGACCATCCCCCCCAAATCAAGCTGGATCCCCGGTATTACCGATGGATTCAGGATTTTGACCGGGCGTTTGCCGAAGACCCTCCTTCACTGCTGTATTGCGAGCGTTTGGAGGTCATTGGCCCCTGGCTCTTTTCTGCTGGGGTGGTATGCGAGGGCAGGGTGGTTTTTGCTAATTCAACCGACGTACGCCAGCGGGTGCCGCCCGGCCGGTATCGTGATACAACCATCCGCCGGTAG
- a CDS encoding O-antigen ligase family protein, translating to MDFAAIVLYLIIYYVRPQEWSGFLSSLRPVTAVMIFAIASLFLRERGVQWRSLLRSPQDWLMLLYFLYLTFFVYSDSENYKLARNLFIIYFVIVLALTDVWRLRRFLYWWAACIGFVVLLALASQIGIDPLEAKYYTMYACKGRLALPLSIFNNPNALGHSVVPLLGMIYFFFIWRRPIFVKEVGFLALALPLVCLYLTLSKGAFLAAFVAVVAGLTVGRPKVVQILVLLLALTAGWAALQKLPRMEELRVPRQEEGIRGRLLAWQFGLEKLQNERYGVGLFEFGKAFQRRHGYFKAPHSSYVEAGAEQGWVGLVFFVGVLYACFRSLLTLRVSDPEDERLRRVLLVILVSYAASSWMIGWAYKNVFFVTVACISAFHRHLRERITQEQELATMQEAEASAAMPLLPAAPAMARTTPTPAAALASVSADASPTSTLRVATGLEALAMAPAPPPATPPPAPKALPKFWYRLGILDVALILLSTYGVVKIWTLALQRM from the coding sequence ATGGATTTTGCGGCAATTGTCCTTTATCTAATTATTTACTACGTCCGCCCGCAGGAGTGGTCGGGGTTCTTGTCCTCCCTGCGGCCGGTGACGGCAGTGATGATTTTTGCGATTGCCTCCCTGTTTTTGCGGGAACGCGGAGTCCAATGGCGCTCACTGCTGCGAAGCCCGCAGGACTGGCTGATGCTGCTGTATTTTCTGTACCTGACATTCTTCGTCTATTCCGACAGCGAGAATTACAAACTGGCGCGTAATTTGTTCATCATTTACTTCGTCATCGTGCTCGCCCTCACCGATGTGTGGCGTTTGCGGCGTTTTCTATATTGGTGGGCAGCCTGCATTGGTTTTGTGGTGCTTCTGGCACTGGCCAGCCAGATTGGCATAGACCCCCTGGAAGCCAAGTATTATACCATGTATGCCTGCAAAGGGCGCCTGGCTCTGCCCCTGTCCATTTTTAACAACCCCAATGCGCTGGGGCATAGTGTGGTGCCCCTCTTGGGCATGATTTATTTCTTTTTCATCTGGCGCCGGCCCATTTTCGTAAAGGAAGTGGGCTTCCTGGCCCTGGCCCTGCCATTGGTCTGCCTGTATCTAACCCTGAGCAAAGGAGCCTTCCTGGCGGCCTTTGTTGCGGTGGTAGCCGGCTTGACAGTGGGCCGCCCAAAGGTGGTTCAAATTCTGGTGTTGTTGCTGGCCCTCACGGCCGGCTGGGCAGCCCTGCAAAAACTCCCCCGCATGGAAGAACTGCGTGTGCCTCGGCAGGAGGAGGGCATTCGCGGCCGTCTGCTGGCCTGGCAATTTGGATTGGAGAAATTGCAAAATGAACGTTATGGAGTGGGATTATTTGAGTTTGGCAAGGCTTTCCAGCGCCGGCACGGCTATTTCAAGGCCCCCCACAGCTCTTATGTGGAGGCTGGAGCAGAACAAGGATGGGTGGGATTGGTTTTCTTTGTGGGAGTCTTATACGCCTGTTTTCGCTCCTTGTTGACCTTGCGAGTCAGTGACCCGGAAGATGAGCGCTTGCGCCGGGTTCTCCTGGTCATTCTGGTCAGTTATGCCGCGTCCTCCTGGATGATCGGATGGGCCTATAAAAATGTGTTTTTCGTGACCGTCGCCTGCATCTCAGCCTTTCACCGGCATTTGCGCGAGCGCATCACCCAGGAGCAGGAACTGGCGACAATGCAGGAGGCCGAAGCGAGTGCGGCGATGCCGCTCCTGCCTGCGGCGCCGGCAATGGCGCGTACCACACCCACCCCGGCCGCCGCCCTGGCGTCTGTGTCTGCCGATGCCTCACCGACGTCAACTCTGCGCGTGGCTACCGGATTGGAAGCCCTGGCCATGGCCCCAGCGCCGCCGCCAGCAACGCCTCCCCCAGCTCCCAAGGCCCTGCCGAAGTTCTGGTATCGTCTGGGAATTTTGGACGTAGCGTTGATTTTGTTGAGCACTTACGGGGTGGTCAAGATATGGACATTGGCCCTGCAACGGATGTAA
- a CDS encoding glycosyltransferase family 2 protein: protein MDIILVAHNEAQRIEARVKNLLASTYPPEKLRLIVVTDGCTDATAHLARVAGGHRVKVLEQFPRQGKAAGLNAGVAAATAEVIVFADARQQFAPDAIACLVRHLMQPGVGAVSGNYSLHPPADNVGSGVDVYWRLEKFLRQAESRWDSTIGCTGAIYAIRRELFVPLPSDTILDDVVIPMQIVQRGWRVAFAPDAHAWESTPLLVGREFQRKRRTLAGNFQMLFRYPQWLLPWRNRLWWALLCHKYLRLWAPLGLLVLLMVNLRLAGASPLYSVGLYLQAAFYLGAFLGLLWPQRKNRLLMLPAGFVFLNAATVAGFWYYLRHGGQRGWSTLSPPETHAQSAG, encoded by the coding sequence GTGGACATCATCCTGGTGGCCCACAACGAGGCGCAGCGTATTGAAGCACGCGTAAAAAATCTGCTGGCTTCCACCTATCCCCCGGAAAAGCTGCGGCTTATCGTCGTAACAGACGGATGTACGGATGCCACGGCTCATCTGGCCAGAGTGGCGGGAGGCCATCGCGTGAAGGTTTTGGAGCAATTCCCGCGGCAGGGTAAGGCAGCCGGATTAAATGCCGGTGTGGCGGCGGCCACCGCCGAGGTGATTGTGTTTGCTGATGCCCGCCAGCAATTTGCGCCTGATGCCATCGCCTGCCTGGTGCGCCATCTCATGCAGCCCGGAGTGGGTGCTGTTTCGGGAAATTATTCCCTGCATCCACCCGCCGACAATGTCGGAAGTGGCGTGGATGTTTATTGGCGGTTGGAGAAGTTCCTGCGGCAGGCGGAAAGCCGCTGGGACTCAACTATTGGCTGCACCGGGGCTATTTATGCCATCCGCCGGGAATTGTTTGTACCGTTGCCATCAGATACCATCCTGGACGACGTCGTGATCCCCATGCAAATCGTGCAAAGGGGATGGCGCGTTGCCTTTGCCCCCGACGCCCATGCTTGGGAAAGCACCCCGTTATTGGTGGGCCGCGAATTTCAACGCAAGCGCCGGACCCTGGCCGGAAATTTCCAAATGCTTTTTCGATATCCGCAATGGCTGCTACCATGGCGCAATCGTTTGTGGTGGGCCTTGCTTTGCCATAAATATTTGCGGCTGTGGGCGCCGCTGGGCCTTCTGGTGCTGCTGATGGTTAATCTCAGGCTGGCAGGTGCGTCCCCCTTATATTCGGTCGGGCTGTACCTTCAGGCGGCGTTTTATTTGGGTGCCTTTCTCGGTTTGCTCTGGCCGCAACGGAAAAACCGGCTTTTGATGCTGCCGGCGGGATTTGTATTTCTGAATGCCGCCACGGTGGCAGGTTTTTGGTACTACCTGCGCCATGGAGGGCAACGCGGCTGGAGCACACTCTCTCCACCTGAAACCCATGCTCAAAGCGCTGGATAA
- a CDS encoding glycosyltransferase, with the protein MKVLFFSNLYPDRTEPGRGLPNARLIRRLQSVCEVRVISPRPIWPFLTRPHRRALPEDDAVQPIYPPAWYLPKVGSRWNAWLMQCRVRPYVQQLHQRWPFDLVLAAWLYPDACAVQPLAEALGVPLIPIAQGSDVHQYLQHPVRRRLMQRHLEACPFLIARSRHLAKTLEEAGFNAARLRVIYNGVDAQVFHPGDSQQVRQRLALRRDARILLWVGNFLPVKNPLMAVEAARIVYRRLGEPFYLVMVGDGPLGPTLAERARHWRVPLILAGRRSEADTAEFMRAADGLCLTSYAEGTPNVLLEALSCGLPVVATAVGGVPEIIQTPNAGRLVPSGDAAALAEALLDLWAAARPREAVAETVREFTWEKTVQRYMSVMQEALASGTRP; encoded by the coding sequence ATGAAAGTGTTGTTTTTTTCCAACTTATACCCCGATCGTACTGAACCAGGACGCGGCCTGCCCAATGCCCGTTTGATACGCCGCCTGCAATCAGTCTGCGAGGTGCGGGTGATTTCGCCGAGGCCCATCTGGCCTTTCCTGACGCGGCCGCACCGTCGGGCACTACCGGAGGATGACGCCGTGCAGCCCATATACCCGCCAGCATGGTATCTACCGAAGGTGGGCAGCCGGTGGAATGCCTGGCTGATGCAATGCCGGGTGCGCCCCTACGTGCAACAGTTGCATCAACGCTGGCCTTTTGACCTGGTGCTGGCGGCCTGGTTGTATCCGGATGCCTGCGCGGTTCAACCGTTGGCGGAAGCCTTGGGGGTGCCGCTTATTCCCATCGCGCAAGGTTCGGATGTACATCAATACCTCCAACACCCGGTGCGACGGCGGCTGATGCAAAGGCATTTAGAGGCCTGTCCCTTCTTAATTGCCCGTAGCCGGCATCTGGCGAAAACATTGGAGGAGGCCGGTTTCAATGCAGCCCGGTTACGCGTCATTTACAACGGCGTGGATGCCCAGGTGTTTCATCCGGGTGACAGCCAACAAGTACGCCAGCGCCTGGCCCTGAGGCGTGACGCCCGCATTCTTTTATGGGTGGGTAATTTTTTGCCGGTGAAGAATCCTCTGATGGCAGTGGAGGCCGCGCGCATCGTGTACCGGCGGCTGGGCGAGCCATTTTATCTCGTCATGGTGGGGGATGGGCCATTGGGGCCCACACTCGCCGAGCGTGCCCGGCATTGGCGGGTCCCGTTGATTTTGGCGGGCCGGCGCTCGGAGGCGGATACGGCCGAGTTCATGCGCGCAGCCGATGGGTTGTGCCTGACGAGTTACGCGGAAGGCACGCCCAACGTGTTGCTGGAGGCACTGTCCTGCGGACTGCCGGTGGTGGCCACCGCAGTAGGCGGGGTGCCGGAAATTATTCAAACGCCCAACGCCGGCAGGCTGGTCCCCTCTGGCGATGCGGCAGCTCTAGCGGAGGCGCTATTGGACCTCTGGGCTGCCGCCCGCCCACGCGAAGCCGTGGCTGAAACGGTGCGGGAATTTACCTGGGAAAAAACCGTGCAGAGGTATATGTCGGTGATGCAGGAGGCGCTGGCATCGGGCACCCGTCCATAA
- a CDS encoding glutamate synthase subunit beta, which translates to MGKPTGFLEFARELPPEVAPLERIRNWDEFHLPFPEEKLRRQGARCMDCGTPFCHTGMMLAGMASGCPINNLIPEWNDLVYRGLWKEALLRLHKTNNFPEFTGRVCPAPCEGACVLGIIEPPVTIKSIECAIADKGFDMGWITPEPPPQRTGKKVAVVGSGPAGLAAAAQLNKAGHTVTVFERADRIGGLLMYGIPNMKLDKRVVQRRVDLMAREGISFVTNTEVGRNYPAEKLLREFDAVILCCGATKPRDLPIEGRQLKGVHFAMEFLTANTRSLLNSQHQDGQFISARDKDVVVIGGGDTGTDCVGTAIRQGCKSVLQLEILPRPLDQRPPDNPWPQWPKTFKVDYGQEEAAALTGEDPRKFRITATKFLGDEQGAVRGVRTVLVDWKKDEQGRMVPQPIPGTEHTYPAQLVLLAMGFVGPEDTLIQQLGLDRDARSNVKAEHGKFATNVRGVFVAGDMRRGQSLVVWAINEGRGAARECDRYLMGKTVLP; encoded by the coding sequence ATGGGCAAGCCCACTGGATTTCTCGAATTCGCACGCGAGCTTCCTCCAGAAGTTGCGCCGCTGGAGCGCATCCGCAACTGGGACGAATTTCACCTGCCTTTCCCGGAGGAGAAACTGCGCCGGCAGGGCGCGCGTTGCATGGACTGCGGTACGCCGTTCTGTCATACCGGCATGATGCTGGCCGGCATGGCGTCCGGTTGCCCCATCAACAACCTCATTCCGGAATGGAATGATTTGGTATATCGCGGCCTTTGGAAGGAAGCCCTCCTGCGTTTGCACAAGACCAACAACTTCCCCGAGTTCACCGGCCGCGTCTGTCCCGCTCCCTGCGAGGGGGCATGTGTGTTGGGCATCATTGAGCCGCCGGTCACCATTAAAAGCATTGAATGTGCCATTGCCGACAAAGGCTTCGACATGGGGTGGATCACCCCCGAACCGCCGCCTCAGCGCACCGGTAAGAAAGTGGCTGTGGTTGGCTCCGGCCCGGCCGGTCTTGCGGCTGCGGCCCAGTTGAACAAGGCGGGTCACACCGTCACCGTTTTTGAGCGCGCGGATCGCATTGGCGGCCTGCTTATGTATGGCATCCCCAACATGAAGCTCGACAAGCGCGTTGTCCAACGGCGCGTGGATCTGATGGCGCGCGAGGGCATTAGTTTCGTTACCAATACGGAGGTGGGGCGTAATTACCCGGCCGAGAAACTCTTGCGCGAGTTTGATGCCGTCATCCTTTGCTGTGGCGCCACCAAACCCCGGGATTTGCCCATCGAAGGCCGGCAGCTCAAAGGGGTCCATTTTGCCATGGAATTTCTTACCGCCAACACGCGCAGCCTGCTGAACTCGCAGCATCAGGATGGCCAGTTCATTTCCGCGCGCGATAAAGACGTGGTGGTCATTGGTGGCGGCGACACCGGCACCGACTGCGTGGGCACCGCCATCCGGCAGGGCTGCAAGAGTGTGCTGCAACTGGAAATCCTCCCGCGCCCGCTCGATCAGCGTCCACCGGACAATCCTTGGCCGCAATGGCCCAAAACGTTTAAGGTGGACTACGGCCAGGAAGAAGCCGCTGCGCTGACGGGCGAGGACCCGCGCAAATTCCGCATCACCGCCACCAAATTCCTGGGCGACGAGCAGGGAGCGGTGCGCGGGGTGCGCACGGTTTTGGTGGACTGGAAGAAGGATGAGCAGGGCCGCATGGTGCCTCAGCCCATTCCCGGCACGGAGCACACCTATCCAGCGCAGTTGGTCTTGTTGGCCATGGGTTTTGTGGGCCCGGAGGATACCTTGATTCAACAGTTGGGGCTGGATCGGGATGCGCGCTCCAATGTCAAAGCCGAGCACGGCAAATTTGCCACCAATGTGCGCGGGGTTTTCGTGGCGGGCGACATGCGCCGGGGACAGAGCCTTGTTGTCTGGGCCATCAACGAAGGCCGCGGCGCGGCCCGTGAGTGCGATCGCTATCTCATGGGCAAAACGGTTCTGCCCTGA